A genomic window from Carassius carassius chromosome 29, fCarCar2.1, whole genome shotgun sequence includes:
- the LOC132109492 gene encoding heparan-sulfate 6-O-sulfotransferase 2-like isoform X1 — protein MDEKSLYSRLLIALLMVLCFGVIVLQYICPTSDCQLLHLASLSSRLGSRARGDRVNGAGAGDPYSSEDGSLVRFVPRFNFSTKDLDRAVDFNIKGNDVIVFLHIQKTGGTTFGRHLVRNIQLERPCECHAGQKKCTCYRPGKRDTWLFSRFSTGWSCGLHADWTELTSCVPSFMGNRESQERRRTPSRNYYYITILRDPVWRYLSEWRHVQRGATWKASKHMCDGRLPTLSELPNCYSGDDWSGCSLEEFMVCPYNLANNRQTRMLADLSLVGCYNLSIMNESQRWAMLLESAKRNLRNMAFFGLTEYQRKTQYLFEHTFRLSFIAPFTQLNGTRAASVEVEPETQRRIRELNQWDVELYEYARDLFLQRFQYARQLERREARQRRLQERRKLRAKVKPWWGVTGKTVFRPTKEPPMTEQSPIFSEEKQTDAGQTLESKTEGQVEDNWLVEDERETILDYLENVEQWR, from the exons ATGGATGAAAAATCCCTCTACAGCCGGCTCCTTATCGCACTCCTGATGGTCCTGTGTTTCGGCGTTATTGTATTACAATACATCTGCCCTACTTCCGATTGCCAGTTGCTCCACCTGGCATCATTGTCCTCGAGACTAGGGAGTCGCGCGCGCGGGGATCGCGTGAACGGAGCCGGTGCGGGAGATCCCTACAGCTCCGAGGACGGTTCTTTGGTTCGATTCGTGCCTCGCTTTAACTTCTCCACTAAAGACCTTGATCGCGCTGTAGATTTCAACATCAAGGGGAACGATGTTATAGTGTTCCTCCACATTCAGAAAACCGGAGGGACCACGTTCGGCCGTCACCTTGTCCGCAACATCCAGCTGGAGAGGCCGTGCGAGTGCCATGCGGGCCAGAAGAAGTGTACCTGTTACCGGCCGGGCAAACGGGACACCTGGCTGTTCTCCCGGTTCTCCACCGGCTGGAGCTGCGGGCTGCACGCGGACTGGACGGAGCTCACCAGCTGCGTGCCTTCCTTCATGGGCAACCGGGAGTCTCAGGAGAGGCGCAGGACACCCAG TAGGAATTACTACTACATCACGATCTTGAGGGATCCGGTGTGGCGGTACTTGAGTGAATGGAGGCACGTTCAGCGCGGTGCCACCTGGAAGGCCTCTAAACACATGTGTGATGGCCGTTTACCCACCCTGTCTGAGCTGCCCAACTGTTACAGTGGTGACGACTGGTCGGGTTGTTCGTTAGAGGAATTCATGGTGTGTCCTTACAACCTGGCCAACAACAGACAGACCCGTATGCTGGCCGACCTCAGCCTGGTGGGCTGCTATAACCTCTCCATCATGAATGAGAGCCAGCGCTGGGCCATGCTTTTGGAAAGTGCCAAACGCAACTTGCGAAACATGGCCTTTTTTGGTCTGACCGAGTATCAGCGTAAGACGCAGTACCTCTTCGAGCACACATTCCGCCTGTCCTTCATCGCACCGTTCACGCAGCTCAATGGCACGCGTGCTGCGAGCGTAGAGGTGGAACCGGAGACCCAGCGCAGGATTCGAGAGCTTAACCAGTGGGATGTGGAGCTGTACGAATACGCACGGGACCTTTTCCTCCAGCGCTTCCAGTACGCCAGGCAGCTGGAGCGCAGGGAGGCCCGGCAGCGACGCCTGCAGGAGAGGCGCAAGTTACGTGCCAAGGTGAAGCCTTGGTGGGGGGTGACTGGAAAAACTGTTTTTAGACCCACCAAGGAGCCACCAATGACAGAACAATCTCCCATTTTTTCGGAAGAAAAACAAACTGATGCTGGACAAACACTGGAGAGCAAGACAGAAGGACAGGTAGAGGACAACTGGTTAGTGGAGGATGAACGTGAAACCATACTGGACTATTTAGAAAACGTAGAGCAGTGGCGGTAG
- the LOC132109492 gene encoding heparan-sulfate 6-O-sulfotransferase 2-like isoform X2, giving the protein MDEKSLYSRLLIALLMVLCFGVIVLQYICPTSDCQLLHLASLSSRLGSRARGDRVNGAGAGDPYSSEDGSLVRFVPRFNFSTKDLDRAVDFNIKGNDVIVFLHIQKTGGTTFGRHLVRNIQLERPCECHAGQKKCTCYRPGKRDTWLFSRFSTGWSCGLHADWTELTSCVPSFMGNRESQERRRTPRNYYYITILRDPVWRYLSEWRHVQRGATWKASKHMCDGRLPTLSELPNCYSGDDWSGCSLEEFMVCPYNLANNRQTRMLADLSLVGCYNLSIMNESQRWAMLLESAKRNLRNMAFFGLTEYQRKTQYLFEHTFRLSFIAPFTQLNGTRAASVEVEPETQRRIRELNQWDVELYEYARDLFLQRFQYARQLERREARQRRLQERRKLRAKVKPWWGVTGKTVFRPTKEPPMTEQSPIFSEEKQTDAGQTLESKTEGQVEDNWLVEDERETILDYLENVEQWR; this is encoded by the exons ATGGATGAAAAATCCCTCTACAGCCGGCTCCTTATCGCACTCCTGATGGTCCTGTGTTTCGGCGTTATTGTATTACAATACATCTGCCCTACTTCCGATTGCCAGTTGCTCCACCTGGCATCATTGTCCTCGAGACTAGGGAGTCGCGCGCGCGGGGATCGCGTGAACGGAGCCGGTGCGGGAGATCCCTACAGCTCCGAGGACGGTTCTTTGGTTCGATTCGTGCCTCGCTTTAACTTCTCCACTAAAGACCTTGATCGCGCTGTAGATTTCAACATCAAGGGGAACGATGTTATAGTGTTCCTCCACATTCAGAAAACCGGAGGGACCACGTTCGGCCGTCACCTTGTCCGCAACATCCAGCTGGAGAGGCCGTGCGAGTGCCATGCGGGCCAGAAGAAGTGTACCTGTTACCGGCCGGGCAAACGGGACACCTGGCTGTTCTCCCGGTTCTCCACCGGCTGGAGCTGCGGGCTGCACGCGGACTGGACGGAGCTCACCAGCTGCGTGCCTTCCTTCATGGGCAACCGGGAGTCTCAGGAGAGGCGCAGGACACCCAG GAATTACTACTACATCACGATCTTGAGGGATCCGGTGTGGCGGTACTTGAGTGAATGGAGGCACGTTCAGCGCGGTGCCACCTGGAAGGCCTCTAAACACATGTGTGATGGCCGTTTACCCACCCTGTCTGAGCTGCCCAACTGTTACAGTGGTGACGACTGGTCGGGTTGTTCGTTAGAGGAATTCATGGTGTGTCCTTACAACCTGGCCAACAACAGACAGACCCGTATGCTGGCCGACCTCAGCCTGGTGGGCTGCTATAACCTCTCCATCATGAATGAGAGCCAGCGCTGGGCCATGCTTTTGGAAAGTGCCAAACGCAACTTGCGAAACATGGCCTTTTTTGGTCTGACCGAGTATCAGCGTAAGACGCAGTACCTCTTCGAGCACACATTCCGCCTGTCCTTCATCGCACCGTTCACGCAGCTCAATGGCACGCGTGCTGCGAGCGTAGAGGTGGAACCGGAGACCCAGCGCAGGATTCGAGAGCTTAACCAGTGGGATGTGGAGCTGTACGAATACGCACGGGACCTTTTCCTCCAGCGCTTCCAGTACGCCAGGCAGCTGGAGCGCAGGGAGGCCCGGCAGCGACGCCTGCAGGAGAGGCGCAAGTTACGTGCCAAGGTGAAGCCTTGGTGGGGGGTGACTGGAAAAACTGTTTTTAGACCCACCAAGGAGCCACCAATGACAGAACAATCTCCCATTTTTTCGGAAGAAAAACAAACTGATGCTGGACAAACACTGGAGAGCAAGACAGAAGGACAGGTAGAGGACAACTGGTTAGTGGAGGATGAACGTGAAACCATACTGGACTATTTAGAAAACGTAGAGCAGTGGCGGTAG